A DNA window from Schistocerca gregaria isolate iqSchGreg1 chromosome 2, iqSchGreg1.2, whole genome shotgun sequence contains the following coding sequences:
- the LOC126336324 gene encoding defensin-1-like yields the protein MKTSTLAFLFALLAVASMASSSAAPVEEEHHGDRHVRFTCDALSAFGVADSACAVHCVAMNKGYKGGHCKEGVCHCRK from the exons ATGAAGACATCGACGCTCGCCTTCCTGTTCGCTCTGCTTGCCGTTGCCAGCATGGCCTCTTCTTCCGCAG CACCAGTGGAGGAGGAGCACCACGGCGACCGCCACGTGCGCTTCACGTGTGACGCGCTGAGCGCCTTTGGGGTGGCAGACTCGGCTTGCGCCGTCCACTGCGTCGCGATGAACAAAGGCTACAAGGGCGGGCACTGCAAGGAGGGCGTCTGCCACTGCCGCAAGTAG